In the Paenibacillus sp. FSL H7-0357 genome, one interval contains:
- the fliG gene encoding flagellar motor switch protein FliG: MAKASQQGLSGRQKAAILLITLGPEVSAQIFKHLRDEEIEQLTLEIANVRKVDSGEKESIMSEFHQICLAQEYISQGGINYAKEILEKALGSTKAMEVINRLTATLQVRPFDFARKADPHQILNFIQNENVQTIALVLSYLQFEQAASILSSLPQEKQAEVARRIAIMDSTSPEVVTQIERVLEQKLSATVTQDYTNAGGIESIVQILNGVDRGTERTILDSLEIQDPELAEEIKKRMFVFEDIVNVDNRSIQRIIKDIENADLQLALKVASEEVRDVIFRNMSKRMAESFREEMEYMGPVRLRDVEEAQTRIVGTIRRLEESGEIIIARGGGDDIIV; encoded by the coding sequence ATGGCAAAAGCTAGCCAGCAGGGTCTCAGCGGCCGTCAAAAAGCGGCGATCCTGCTTATCACACTAGGCCCTGAGGTATCGGCACAAATATTCAAACATCTAAGAGACGAGGAAATTGAGCAACTGACTCTGGAGATAGCCAATGTCCGTAAGGTGGATAGCGGCGAGAAAGAGTCGATCATGTCCGAGTTTCACCAAATATGCCTCGCTCAGGAATATATCTCTCAAGGCGGTATTAACTACGCCAAGGAGATTCTGGAGAAAGCGCTTGGTTCAACCAAGGCTATGGAGGTCATTAACCGCCTGACGGCAACGCTGCAAGTCAGACCTTTTGATTTTGCACGCAAAGCTGATCCGCATCAAATATTAAACTTTATCCAGAATGAAAATGTACAAACTATTGCCCTTGTATTATCTTATCTGCAGTTTGAGCAGGCAGCTTCCATTCTTTCTTCGTTGCCACAAGAGAAGCAGGCTGAAGTTGCGAGAAGAATCGCGATTATGGATAGTACTTCACCAGAGGTCGTTACGCAAATCGAACGCGTGCTAGAGCAGAAGCTTTCTGCAACAGTAACGCAGGATTATACGAATGCAGGCGGTATCGAATCTATCGTACAGATCCTGAACGGTGTTGACCGGGGGACGGAACGAACGATTCTGGATTCCCTGGAAATACAGGATCCGGAGCTGGCCGAAGAGATCAAAAAACGGATGTTCGTATTCGAGGATATTGTCAATGTCGACAACCGTTCCATCCAGCGCATTATCAAAGATATCGAGAATGCGGATTTACAGCTTGCACTCAAAGTGGCCAGCGAAGAAGTACGCGATGTTATTTTCCGCAACATGTCCAAACGGATGGCCGAAAGCTTCCGCGAGGAAATGGAATATATGGGTCCAGTGCGGTTGCGTGATGTTGAGGAAGCACAGACCCGCATTGTAGGCACGATCCGCAGACTCGAAGAGTCAGGTGAAATTATCATCGCCCGTGGTGGAGGAGATGACATCATTGTCTAA
- the flgC gene encoding flagellar basal body rod protein FlgC, which translates to MNFGSSFGISASALTAQRLRMDVISSNIANAETTRASVVDGKAVPYRRKLVVLETAENKSFSNILNAKMNGESEGVKVQSIIDDASPMKPVYNPSHPDADAEGYVYMPNVDVTKEMVDMLSSYRSYEANVTMLNASKAMVSKALEIGR; encoded by the coding sequence GTGAATTTTGGTAGCAGTTTTGGAATAAGCGCTTCAGCTTTAACCGCTCAGCGGCTGCGGATGGATGTAATATCCTCCAACATTGCCAATGCTGAAACAACCAGAGCCTCTGTAGTGGACGGCAAAGCCGTACCTTACCGGAGAAAGCTGGTGGTGCTGGAGACAGCCGAGAACAAAAGCTTTTCCAACATATTGAATGCTAAGATGAATGGTGAAAGCGAAGGGGTTAAGGTACAGTCGATTATTGATGATGCCTCACCTATGAAGCCGGTATACAACCCCAGCCATCCTGATGCGGATGCCGAAGGTTATGTGTATATGCCTAACGTAGATGTCACGAAGGAAATGGTGGATATGCTTTCTTCCTACCGTTCCTATGAAGCTAATGTTACGATGCTGAACGCATCCAAGGCTATGGTAAGCAAAGCGCTTGAAATTGGACGGTAA
- the flgD gene encoding flagellar hook assembly protein FlgD: MESTTPITTKDQWNYVVPDSSKKTTGSSVLGKDQFLKILMTQLQNQDPTQPMEDKEFIAQMAQFSSVEQLMNISTQMTAMSQSLGSVSGLIGKDITWTDTETKLPKTGNVESIVVNKGVQYAVVGTERIALTDITQIQNAASKVETVSDKTQDDAGESGGTI; the protein is encoded by the coding sequence ATGGAATCAACGACTCCGATAACTACCAAAGATCAATGGAATTATGTAGTTCCTGACAGCAGCAAGAAAACAACAGGCAGCTCCGTCCTGGGCAAGGATCAGTTCTTGAAAATCCTCATGACTCAATTGCAGAATCAGGATCCCACGCAGCCTATGGAGGATAAAGAATTTATCGCCCAGATGGCTCAATTCTCATCGGTAGAGCAACTTATGAATATTTCGACCCAAATGACGGCTATGAGTCAGTCGCTTGGTTCGGTCTCCGGATTGATCGGCAAGGATATAACCTGGACTGATACGGAAACCAAACTTCCAAAGACAGGCAATGTGGAATCCATCGTTGTCAATAAGGGTGTGCAATATGCAGTTGTAGGGACTGAGCGAATTGCTTTAACCGACATTACACAAATCCAGAATGCAGCATCTAAAGTAGAAACTGTGAGCGACAAGACTCAAGACGACGCCGGGGAGAGCGGGGGGACAATA
- the flgB gene encoding flagellar basal body rod protein FlgB → MGLLNNVSFQRLQAGIDAANKRQSVLANNVANNDTPNFKRSDVSFESLLRQQESGLKSTLNAKISDSRHFQFGSATAIPSAVVTTDHTTSMNNNDNNVDMDREMALSAENQLRYNSYVHLINSDITKMRTAVEGR, encoded by the coding sequence ATGGGTTTGCTAAACAATGTCAGTTTTCAAAGACTACAGGCAGGCATTGATGCCGCCAATAAACGACAAAGTGTTTTGGCCAACAATGTGGCAAATAACGACACACCGAATTTCAAACGCTCCGACGTTTCTTTTGAAAGTTTGCTTAGGCAACAGGAAAGTGGACTGAAGTCAACGCTTAACGCGAAGATATCGGATTCCCGCCATTTCCAATTCGGATCGGCTACAGCCATTCCGTCTGCAGTAGTCACTACAGACCACACCACCTCGATGAACAACAATGATAATAATGTGGATATGGATCGCGAGATGGCGTTAAGCGCCGAGAATCAGCTTCGGTACAACTCTTATGTACATCTGATAAACAGTGACATCACTAAAATGCGCACAGCAGTTGAGGGGAGGTAG
- the fliE gene encoding flagellar hook-basal body complex protein FliE — protein MIQNLTIGAQAVQPLAMKPVAAESEVVSGSKQSFGSYLQDALNQVAEQEQYSKDMNNKFVLGEVNIDEALISSQQALLSLQLTTQVRNKVIEAYQEIMRTQI, from the coding sequence TTGATACAGAATTTAACTATCGGAGCCCAAGCTGTTCAACCGCTTGCTATGAAGCCAGTAGCTGCTGAGTCAGAAGTGGTTAGCGGTTCCAAACAAAGCTTTGGTTCTTATCTGCAGGATGCACTTAATCAAGTGGCAGAGCAAGAGCAATATTCCAAGGATATGAATAATAAATTCGTATTGGGAGAAGTCAACATTGATGAGGCTTTGATTTCTTCCCAGCAGGCATTGCTGAGTTTGCAGCTGACGACACAAGTCCGGAACAAAGTGATCGAAGCCTATCAGGAAATTATGAGAACTCAAATCTAA
- the fliJ gene encoding flagellar export protein FliJ translates to MRFHYTFQKVVDLKGNEKTQAEWMLSSALGELQAQEKSLDELISQRSTLMLSLQSAAEQKTPMAKIREMQDYMDYLDTCIARKHLDIRRAHVEVQHKQDHLSTKVLDEKVWLKAKDKAQTIFQQNMILREQNELDEMATVRFAMKSL, encoded by the coding sequence GTGAGGTTCCATTATACTTTTCAAAAAGTTGTGGACTTGAAAGGCAACGAAAAAACACAGGCAGAGTGGATGCTTTCAAGTGCGCTCGGAGAATTGCAAGCCCAGGAAAAAAGTCTTGATGAATTAATCTCTCAGCGCAGCACACTGATGCTGTCCCTGCAAAGTGCAGCCGAACAAAAGACACCGATGGCCAAGATTCGAGAGATGCAGGATTACATGGATTATCTGGATACCTGTATCGCCCGCAAGCATTTGGATATCCGCCGGGCTCATGTAGAGGTGCAGCATAAGCAGGATCATCTTAGCACTAAGGTCCTTGACGAGAAGGTCTGGCTGAAAGCCAAAGACAAGGCTCAAACTATATTTCAGCAGAATATGATTTTACGGGAACAAAACGAACTGGATGAGATGGCTACCGTCCGCTTCGCGATGAAATCCCTCTAA
- a CDS encoding MotE family protein, with amino-acid sequence MANNDMEFENEESAGKFERFLFLMIPIIFTLVLLGVLLTLFNMDIRNNVLAIGNKIPFIEKVIPDPPAEPGSETATDPEAQSEEQEASSETTIKKLKAQVAEQAKQLQQVTEEKTTQETQVQALQKQIDGMKEEAAAAEVAPEETEDPYEVKVAELAKLYAGMKASKAAPIMENLTTEEMVQVFSAMSKASKTAILEKMDPKKAADVSIKLKETTDSTDMAIAALQSRLKQNEASVAKTTSSANLNKDKLSQTFTSMPATEAATLLGSMYSISPDKVITILNTVSDSVRSSILGEMTKKNSAQTAKIVNRLMGGK; translated from the coding sequence GTGGCTAACAATGATATGGAATTTGAAAATGAAGAGTCAGCAGGTAAATTCGAGCGGTTTTTGTTCTTAATGATTCCGATCATATTCACTCTCGTACTGCTTGGTGTGTTGTTGACTCTATTTAATATGGATATCCGCAACAACGTGCTGGCAATCGGAAACAAGATCCCTTTTATCGAAAAGGTGATTCCTGATCCTCCTGCCGAACCGGGGAGCGAGACTGCTACTGATCCTGAAGCGCAAAGCGAAGAGCAGGAGGCAAGTTCGGAAACAACGATCAAAAAACTTAAGGCTCAGGTTGCTGAGCAGGCCAAACAGCTGCAGCAGGTGACCGAAGAAAAAACGACTCAGGAAACACAGGTTCAGGCGCTCCAAAAGCAGATTGACGGTATGAAGGAAGAAGCTGCAGCTGCGGAGGTTGCTCCTGAGGAGACGGAAGATCCGTATGAAGTGAAGGTCGCTGAATTAGCCAAGCTGTATGCGGGAATGAAAGCCTCCAAGGCAGCTCCGATTATGGAGAATTTAACTACTGAAGAAATGGTTCAAGTTTTCAGCGCCATGAGTAAAGCCAGCAAAACAGCGATTCTGGAAAAAATGGATCCTAAAAAGGCTGCAGATGTCTCGATTAAGCTAAAAGAAACGACGGATTCTACCGATATGGCTATTGCAGCCCTTCAATCGAGGTTGAAGCAGAATGAGGCTAGTGTGGCTAAAACAACTTCAAGCGCTAATCTCAATAAGGACAAGCTCAGCCAGACATTCACGTCCATGCCTGCGACAGAAGCGGCAACCTTGCTTGGTTCCATGTACAGTATTAGCCCTGATAAGGTGATTACGATATTGAATACGGTGAGCGACAGTGTAAGATCCTCGATCTTAGGCGAGATGACGAAGAAAAATAGCGCTCAAACTGCCAAAATTGTAAATCGGCTGATGGGTGGTAAATAA
- the fliI gene encoding flagellar protein export ATPase FliI encodes MLDSGRYKEQLRNFDPVRINGKVTQVIGLMVESEGPDASIGDVCYIYPSKGNKPLQAEVVGFRDNKVLLMPLGELQAIGPGCDVVGTGKPLSVQVGSELLGKVLDGLGQPLDGSLIPARMPHSSTFNIPSNPLNRPRVHEPISIGVRAIDGLLTIGKGQRVGIFAGSGVGKSTLMGMIARNTSADVNVIALIGERGREVLDFIERDLGPEGLQRSVVIVATSDQPALIRIKGALIATTIAEYFRDRGLNVMLMMDSVTRYAMAQREVGLAVGEPPAMRGYTPSVFASLPKLLERAGTGPTGSITAFYTVLVDGDDMNEPIADAVRGILDGHIVLNRNIANKGHFPAIDVLASISRVMKDIAPEEQIDAAENVKRLMAVYKDSEDLINIGAYQRGSNAQIDESMHYIDSIWDFTKQKVNEKVTLAEVQQSLISQFSRS; translated from the coding sequence ATGCTTGACAGTGGGCGATATAAAGAACAGCTGCGTAATTTCGATCCTGTAAGAATTAACGGGAAGGTTACCCAGGTGATCGGGCTGATGGTTGAGTCAGAAGGGCCGGATGCCAGCATCGGTGATGTCTGCTACATCTATCCTTCAAAAGGCAATAAGCCGCTGCAGGCTGAGGTTGTTGGCTTCCGCGATAATAAAGTGCTGCTGATGCCTCTTGGAGAATTGCAGGCGATAGGCCCCGGCTGTGATGTTGTAGGTACAGGCAAACCGCTGAGCGTTCAGGTTGGTTCCGAACTGCTTGGCAAGGTGCTGGATGGATTGGGCCAGCCGCTTGACGGCTCACTGATTCCGGCCCGGATGCCGCATAGCTCAACCTTCAATATTCCATCCAATCCGCTGAACCGTCCCCGGGTGCATGAGCCCATCAGTATTGGCGTCCGGGCGATCGACGGTCTGCTTACGATCGGTAAAGGTCAGCGGGTAGGGATTTTTGCAGGGTCCGGCGTCGGTAAGAGTACTCTAATGGGCATGATCGCCCGCAATACTTCGGCGGACGTGAATGTGATTGCCCTTATCGGTGAGCGGGGCAGGGAAGTGCTGGATTTCATTGAACGTGATTTAGGGCCTGAAGGTCTGCAGCGCTCAGTAGTTATTGTTGCCACATCCGACCAGCCGGCACTCATACGGATCAAAGGTGCGCTGATCGCCACAACGATTGCTGAATATTTCCGCGACCGGGGACTGAATGTGATGCTGATGATGGATTCGGTAACACGTTACGCCATGGCACAGCGCGAAGTAGGGCTGGCGGTAGGCGAACCTCCTGCAATGAGAGGTTACACCCCTTCCGTATTTGCCAGTCTGCCCAAGCTGCTGGAACGGGCGGGAACAGGGCCAACGGGTTCCATTACCGCTTTTTACACAGTGCTGGTTGACGGTGACGATATGAATGAACCCATTGCCGATGCTGTGCGGGGTATACTCGACGGACATATTGTGCTAAACCGGAATATCGCCAATAAAGGTCACTTTCCTGCAATTGATGTACTGGCCAGCATCAGTCGTGTAATGAAGGATATTGCTCCCGAGGAGCAAATTGACGCGGCCGAGAATGTAAAACGACTTATGGCGGTATATAAGGATTCAGAAGACTTGATCAATATCGGTGCCTATCAGAGAGGCTCCAATGCCCAGATTGATGAGTCGATGCATTATATCGACAGCATCTGGGATTTCACGAAACAGAAAGTTAACGAAAAAGTGACGCTGGCCGAGGTTCAACAATCATTAATTTCACAGTTCTCGAGGAGTTGA
- the fliF gene encoding flagellar basal-body MS-ring/collar protein FliF, which yields MNERLAQYREKITQYWNRFSAKQKILFFSTLFIIILIIVVLTMRLSKTEYEVAFRDLDSTDSAGVMTYLDTKGISYRLSPDGHSISVPSTEAARIKVDIGSQGIVQGGSIGYKVFDESSSMIGTTDSEFDVKYNNALNGEVEQLMRRMQGIKDAKVLINLPKETVFAAQEGQEQASASVVLSFDPGFRPSQDNIDGYFNLVKTAVPNLPIDNITIANNEIELMPTAKGGQAGVTNQVEENFALQKKFEEEVKKNVKQFLTTLTGPDKVDVLVFSKLNFDKENRKEDLVTPVDTENMKGIEISSQIISNSYSGQGNTTGGVAGTGSEDVSGYPSGTNTGTSTSEESSETRNYEVNRITKDIIASPYTVKDLTINVAVEPPTGQNILDDNTSAAIKNILTNIVRATLADSGVTYTDADLTKKVSVYSQQFGDTAADTGSGGLATWMIWAIAAAALLVGAGGGYLIYRSRKKTEEEEVEEDIPLQVPTEFPSINLESVTNESQVRKQLESLAKKKPDEFVNLLRTWLADEQR from the coding sequence GTGAATGAACGATTGGCCCAGTACCGGGAGAAAATCACCCAGTATTGGAACAGATTTAGCGCTAAACAGAAGATTTTATTTTTTTCTACATTGTTTATCATTATTTTAATAATCGTAGTTTTGACCATGAGGCTTTCGAAAACGGAATATGAAGTGGCATTTCGAGATCTGGACAGCACAGACTCCGCTGGAGTCATGACTTACCTGGATACAAAAGGAATTTCATACCGTTTAAGTCCGGATGGACACAGCATATCCGTACCAAGCACAGAAGCCGCTCGCATTAAAGTGGATATTGGCTCGCAGGGAATCGTGCAGGGAGGTTCCATCGGGTATAAAGTGTTTGACGAATCTTCGTCGATGATCGGTACGACGGACAGTGAGTTTGATGTTAAATACAACAATGCTTTAAATGGTGAAGTGGAACAGCTGATGAGACGGATGCAGGGAATCAAGGATGCTAAGGTACTGATTAATTTGCCCAAAGAGACGGTCTTTGCCGCTCAAGAGGGTCAGGAGCAGGCTTCGGCTTCCGTTGTACTTTCCTTTGATCCAGGATTTAGACCATCACAGGACAATATTGACGGTTATTTCAACCTTGTAAAGACTGCTGTGCCGAATTTGCCGATTGACAACATCACGATTGCAAATAACGAGATCGAGTTGATGCCGACAGCTAAAGGCGGACAGGCAGGGGTTACCAACCAAGTTGAAGAAAACTTTGCTCTTCAAAAGAAATTTGAAGAAGAAGTTAAGAAAAATGTGAAACAGTTCCTAACTACGCTCACAGGACCGGATAAAGTTGATGTCCTTGTCTTCTCTAAGTTGAATTTTGACAAAGAGAACCGGAAAGAAGATCTTGTTACTCCGGTAGATACAGAGAATATGAAAGGGATTGAAATCAGTTCGCAGATTATCAGCAATTCCTATTCGGGGCAAGGAAATACTACCGGAGGCGTTGCGGGTACGGGCTCAGAAGATGTCTCAGGTTATCCATCTGGAACTAATACAGGCACTTCTACATCTGAAGAATCATCAGAGACCCGAAACTACGAAGTGAACCGGATCACCAAGGATATTATCGCTAGCCCGTATACTGTAAAAGATTTAACCATAAATGTTGCGGTTGAACCACCTACAGGACAAAATATTTTAGATGATAATACTTCAGCAGCAATTAAGAATATTCTGACCAATATTGTAAGAGCTACTCTAGCAGATTCAGGAGTCACTTATACAGACGCAGATTTGACCAAAAAAGTTTCGGTATACTCGCAACAATTTGGAGATACAGCTGCTGATACAGGGTCGGGCGGACTTGCTACGTGGATGATTTGGGCCATTGCTGCGGCAGCATTGCTGGTCGGCGCAGGCGGGGGATACTTAATTTACCGCAGCCGCAAGAAGACAGAAGAAGAAGAAGTGGAAGAAGACATTCCGCTGCAGGTTCCTACCGAGTTTCCTTCTATTAACTTGGAGAGCGTGACGAATGAAAGTCAGGTTCGCAAGCAGTTGGAAAGTCTGGCAAAGAAAAAGCCGGATGAATTCGTAAACTTGTTGCGTACATGGCTTGCAGACGAACAGAGGTGA
- a CDS encoding flagellar hook-length control protein FliK: MSLVVPSLSGGNLTTSAGTSSAATGAVSALGGAAAANGTTTAMPFAQTLVQSMTGGTAKETETPLLGNLASLLQGLLNSASSTGEEAGQSLGGKDAESSESSKQLEGLLQDIEKLDDNISADPALLAALQGWLIQVSALLSGSNNPAETGAANMDIDPASGLSPLAQNSETVRFVVQDDLTSLVNLIQQSSVTGNEKNAAEGIELLNEFTVIMSQAAVSESKLKSKPVIHAEASAVENNVIAKELTRAETSIPDNKAKTVEATILSNTPAVTLKQQAMAENNRPVNHFEAKAPVQTAGIAAATTAANVESADPLTPVTNTGAAEAEVIITPASKTGAEVKPAGILEEALPEINGTADENNVVTAGQLSLRGGITAPLKATTVQVPVHQFAQEMDKMITGKLEILKKGGVAEATITLFPENLGQVDVKITMQNGNLIAQFLTEHSGAKDMLEQQMSQLRSALQSQGLQVEKLEVSQNSALLSQFNGQQGRQSASGGQQQDGRSKERREEIADAVLAAELNGEWKDWVANGQEDIRNEGGGFSAKA, from the coding sequence ATGAGTTTAGTCGTTCCATCACTTTCTGGCGGTAACCTGACAACATCGGCAGGAACTTCTTCTGCTGCAACCGGAGCAGTTTCAGCTCTTGGTGGAGCAGCTGCTGCAAACGGAACAACAACGGCAATGCCTTTTGCCCAGACTCTAGTTCAGAGTATGACTGGAGGAACTGCAAAGGAAACAGAGACGCCTTTACTGGGCAATCTGGCTTCATTGCTTCAGGGTTTGCTGAATAGCGCAAGCTCAACGGGGGAAGAAGCTGGTCAATCGCTGGGCGGTAAGGATGCAGAAAGTTCCGAGAGTTCTAAGCAGCTGGAAGGGCTTTTGCAGGATATTGAGAAGCTGGATGACAACATCAGCGCTGACCCTGCTTTGCTCGCTGCCCTGCAAGGCTGGCTGATTCAGGTATCGGCACTGCTGTCCGGCAGTAACAACCCTGCTGAGACTGGTGCAGCAAACATGGACATCGACCCTGCATCGGGCTTATCTCCGCTTGCCCAGAATTCAGAGACTGTGCGTTTTGTTGTTCAGGATGACCTTACTAGTCTAGTGAATCTGATTCAGCAGTCGTCCGTTACCGGGAATGAAAAAAATGCGGCCGAGGGTATTGAGCTGTTGAACGAGTTCACGGTCATTATGTCCCAAGCTGCCGTTTCTGAGAGTAAACTTAAGTCAAAACCAGTTATCCATGCGGAGGCATCAGCCGTAGAAAATAACGTTATTGCTAAAGAGTTAACTCGGGCAGAAACTTCTATACCGGACAATAAAGCCAAAACGGTAGAGGCAACAATCCTTAGCAATACTCCTGCTGTGACTTTGAAACAACAGGCAATGGCTGAGAATAACAGGCCTGTAAATCATTTTGAAGCTAAGGCACCTGTACAAACTGCCGGCATTGCTGCCGCCACAACTGCCGCTAACGTTGAGAGCGCAGATCCGCTTACGCCTGTAACAAATACAGGTGCTGCTGAGGCAGAGGTGATCATAACACCGGCCTCCAAGACTGGAGCGGAGGTTAAACCAGCCGGAATCTTAGAAGAAGCTTTGCCCGAGATCAATGGGACTGCAGATGAGAACAATGTCGTGACTGCAGGACAATTGTCGCTTAGAGGCGGTATTACAGCGCCGTTGAAGGCAACGACAGTCCAAGTGCCCGTTCATCAATTTGCTCAAGAAATGGACAAAATGATCACGGGGAAACTTGAAATTCTAAAAAAAGGTGGGGTAGCTGAAGCTACAATTACGCTTTTTCCGGAAAATTTGGGACAAGTAGATGTTAAGATTACGATGCAAAACGGCAATTTGATTGCCCAGTTCTTGACTGAGCATTCCGGAGCCAAAGATATGCTTGAGCAGCAGATGAGTCAATTGCGCAGCGCATTGCAATCTCAAGGACTTCAGGTCGAGAAATTGGAAGTTTCGCAGAATTCAGCGCTTCTTTCCCAGTTCAACGGGCAGCAGGGACGTCAATCGGCTTCCGGAGGGCAACAGCAGGATGGTCGCTCCAAGGAACGTCGTGAGGAAATTGCTGATGCGGTGCTTGCCGCAGAGCTTAATGGGGAATGGAAGGATTGGGTAGCAAACGGCCAGGAGGATATCCGTAACGAAGGCGGAGGCTTCTCAGCCAAAGCTTAA
- a CDS encoding FliH/SctL family protein, translating into MSKLIKHSQYVPVDVLKRLEQARQHAGLVEEPAHEETAAAGEVQYQDPAREEAEQARKQMLKDAQEFAEGQVRNASQEAENIVESARNEAEEWWRQRREQDEHLIEAIKADAFQQGYQEGVTQAEQDMVQKLAEMMEEARNVLQEAYRGRDVIIQEAEPFLVELSCSIAEKIVDKQLTVEPQFALDLIRKNLARKREQGLISLCVSPAQFAFVNAAREELALAVDSQAELQILPDSTVKDLGCVIRSSFGSIDARIDTQLAEIKKELVRIALDTEEHRNGEGDA; encoded by the coding sequence TTGTCTAAGCTGATTAAACATTCTCAATATGTTCCCGTAGATGTGCTTAAGCGGCTGGAACAAGCCAGGCAGCATGCAGGGCTTGTAGAAGAACCGGCTCATGAAGAAACAGCAGCAGCAGGAGAGGTTCAATATCAGGACCCGGCCCGTGAAGAGGCAGAGCAAGCACGCAAGCAAATGCTGAAGGACGCCCAGGAGTTCGCTGAAGGACAGGTCCGGAACGCATCGCAGGAAGCTGAGAATATTGTGGAATCGGCACGGAATGAAGCTGAGGAATGGTGGCGGCAGCGCAGGGAGCAGGATGAGCATCTTATAGAAGCTATCAAGGCGGATGCGTTTCAGCAAGGGTATCAGGAAGGCGTCACACAGGCTGAACAGGATATGGTGCAAAAGCTTGCGGAGATGATGGAGGAAGCACGTAATGTTCTTCAAGAAGCATATCGCGGGAGAGACGTCATTATTCAGGAAGCTGAACCTTTCCTGGTGGAGCTTAGCTGCAGTATCGCCGAGAAAATTGTGGACAAGCAGCTGACGGTTGAACCGCAGTTCGCACTGGATCTGATCCGCAAGAATCTGGCCCGCAAACGTGAGCAGGGACTTATCTCCCTCTGCGTTTCACCTGCGCAGTTCGCTTTCGTCAATGCGGCCAGGGAAGAATTGGCGCTGGCGGTGGATTCGCAGGCCGAACTGCAAATCCTGCCTGATTCCACAGTTAAGGATCTTGGGTGTGTGATCCGCTCTTCCTTCGGCAGCATTGATGCACGAATCGACACTCAGCTTGCAGAAATCAAGAAAGAGCTGGTTCGAATCGCATTGGACACCGAGGAGCACAGAAATGGGGAAGGCGATGCTTGA